In the Streptomyces sp. HUAS MG91 genome, one interval contains:
- a CDS encoding alpha/beta fold hydrolase: MDGTRPARPELRLFVLHHAGGSHVPFRHWPAGLPDTWDVRLLDAPGHGHLMDRAPIQDAGLLADFLLRAVAPAPDVPYALFGHSMGALLAYEIACRAVASGLPRPVWTGVSARPAPCTADRSVRYGDLSDAALRDRLKRLGGTPDEVFDDPDLWAVFAPVIRADLRVVENWRPRPGTGPLPVALSAFAGAGDHAAPAARMAGWAERTEHFIGLHVLDGGHFYFAHDPGPLLRRIEQDARTALAASSRLR, translated from the coding sequence ATGGACGGCACCCGACCGGCCCGGCCGGAGCTGCGGCTGTTCGTCCTGCACCACGCGGGCGGCTCGCACGTGCCCTTCCGCCACTGGCCGGCCGGACTGCCGGACACGTGGGACGTGCGGCTCCTCGACGCCCCGGGGCACGGCCATCTCATGGACCGCGCGCCGATCCAGGACGCCGGGCTCCTCGCCGACTTCCTGCTGCGCGCCGTCGCGCCCGCACCGGACGTCCCCTACGCCCTGTTCGGGCACAGCATGGGTGCCCTCCTCGCGTACGAGATCGCCTGCCGGGCCGTCGCGTCGGGCCTGCCCCGGCCGGTGTGGACCGGCGTCTCCGCGCGGCCCGCGCCGTGCACGGCCGACCGCTCCGTGCGTTACGGCGATCTGTCCGACGCCGCGCTGCGGGACCGGCTCAAGCGGCTCGGCGGCACACCCGACGAGGTCTTCGACGACCCGGACCTGTGGGCCGTGTTCGCCCCGGTCATCCGGGCCGATCTGCGGGTGGTGGAGAACTGGCGCCCCCGGCCCGGCACGGGGCCGCTGCCGGTGGCCCTGTCCGCCTTCGCGGGCGCCGGGGACCACGCGGCCCCGGCGGCGCGGATGGCCGGCTGGGCGGAGCGCACCGAGCACTTCATCGGGCTGCACGTCCTCGACGGCGGCCATTTCTACTTCGCGCACGACCCCGGTCCGCTGCTGCGCCGGATCGAGCAGGACGCGCGCACGGCGCTCGCGGCGTCGTCCCGCCTCCGCTGA
- a CDS encoding MbtH family protein codes for MSTNPFDDEDGRFHVLINDEEQHSLWPAFAEVPAGWRAVFGEASRAECLEYVEQNWTDLRPKSLQEAMAGD; via the coding sequence TTGAGCACGAACCCCTTCGATGACGAGGACGGCCGCTTCCACGTTCTGATCAACGACGAGGAGCAGCACTCCCTGTGGCCGGCGTTCGCCGAGGTGCCCGCGGGCTGGCGCGCCGTGTTCGGCGAGGCGTCCCGCGCCGAGTGCCTGGAGTACGTCGAGCAGAACTGGACCGACCTGCGGCCCAAGAGCCTCCAGGAGGCCATGGCGGGGGACTGA
- a CDS encoding LmbU family transcriptional regulator, whose amino-acid sequence MTFPQNLPERAWEEIGTNLRELVNSSAWWLADWLLFGEATYGWRRYKEAIERTGLDYQTLRNYAWVARRFEHHRRRDSLSFAHHAEVTRLAPPEQDYWLRKAEQQKWSRNELRRAVRAGLAVQSGASPAGPSAADATAAADGAPGTGPDGEQGRPAPRLAGPPADQHRQQVTTLTIELSAGQLEYYSKAAAAHGLPVDQWVTQVLDTADRRSA is encoded by the coding sequence ATGACCTTCCCGCAGAACCTGCCGGAGAGGGCCTGGGAGGAGATCGGGACCAATCTGCGCGAGCTGGTGAACTCCTCCGCGTGGTGGCTCGCCGACTGGCTGCTCTTCGGCGAGGCCACGTACGGGTGGCGCCGGTACAAGGAGGCCATCGAGCGGACCGGTCTCGACTACCAGACCCTGCGCAACTACGCCTGGGTGGCCCGGCGGTTCGAGCACCACCGCAGGCGCGACTCCCTCAGCTTCGCCCATCACGCCGAGGTGACCCGCCTGGCGCCGCCCGAGCAGGACTACTGGCTGCGCAAGGCCGAACAGCAGAAGTGGTCGCGCAACGAACTGCGCAGGGCGGTCCGGGCCGGTCTGGCCGTGCAGAGCGGCGCCTCGCCCGCCGGCCCGTCCGCCGCCGACGCCACGGCCGCGGCCGACGGCGCTCCCGGCACCGGCCCCGACGGCGAGCAGGGCCGGCCGGCCCCCCGCCTCGCCGGGCCGCCCGCCGACCAGCACCGTCAGCAGGTCACGACACTCACCATAGAGCTCTCCGCCGGCCAGCTCGAGTACTACTCGAAGGCCGCCGCCGCGCACGGCCTCCCCGTCGACCAGTGGGTCACCCAGGTGCTCGACACCGCCGACCGGCGATCCGCCTAG
- a CDS encoding amino acid adenylation domain-containing protein, translating into MILQGKRVALPPAPVVHQQFEANAAATPDALAVVRAGEHMTYAELDAAANRFAHYLVERGHGRGAKVGLCLDYSFGLLVALLGTLKAGAAYVPFDPAYPAARLEQLLGQVPDLALIVASEATAPMVAAATVDVVDLERLSGTLAGLPATRPAVEVTGDDLCYAVFTSGSTGTPKLTAVRHEGWFNLMNWLKLEYGLDGGSHNLVVSAFGFDLSQRALMTPLFCGATQHLMASRNFDAMMAYRILDQHDIRVVHCASSTLYVLVDWETARGGDALTRLDHVLFGGEALKPERLTEWMRREGNTCTLLHQYGVAECTDVATSYDLSAYRAGDHAIAPVGRPAYNTDIHLLDEQLRGVAPGESGEICIAGAGVGAGYLGGSGPENAKFTTVVIDGAPVRLYRTGDRGHVTENGELVVAGRMDAQVKVRGMRIDPTDIERVLGRLPGVREAAVAVTRSGAGEAELTAFVVPTRHELTEDDLRSGLLRVLPRNMVPARFVNILRLPLSPHGKVDRAALVASLEKHHALSAGGTAA; encoded by the coding sequence ATGATCCTTCAGGGAAAGCGGGTCGCCCTGCCCCCGGCGCCCGTCGTCCACCAGCAGTTCGAGGCGAACGCGGCGGCCACGCCCGACGCCCTCGCCGTCGTCCGTGCGGGCGAGCACATGACGTACGCCGAACTCGACGCCGCCGCGAACCGGTTCGCGCACTATCTCGTCGAGCGCGGCCACGGGCGCGGCGCGAAGGTCGGCCTGTGCCTCGACTACTCCTTCGGCCTGCTCGTCGCCCTCCTCGGCACGCTCAAGGCGGGCGCGGCCTATGTGCCGTTCGACCCGGCCTACCCGGCGGCCCGGCTGGAACAGCTGCTGGGGCAGGTGCCCGACCTCGCGCTGATCGTGGCGTCCGAGGCGACCGCCCCGATGGTCGCCGCCGCCACCGTCGACGTCGTCGACCTGGAGCGGCTCTCCGGCACGCTGGCCGGCCTCCCGGCGACCCGGCCCGCGGTCGAGGTGACCGGGGACGACCTGTGCTACGCGGTCTTCACCTCCGGTTCGACCGGCACGCCGAAGCTGACCGCGGTACGCCACGAGGGCTGGTTCAACCTCATGAACTGGCTGAAGCTCGAGTACGGCCTGGACGGCGGATCGCACAACCTGGTCGTCAGCGCGTTCGGCTTCGACCTGTCCCAGCGCGCCCTGATGACACCGCTGTTCTGCGGCGCGACCCAGCACCTCATGGCGAGCCGGAACTTCGACGCCATGATGGCCTACCGCATTCTCGACCAGCACGACATCCGCGTGGTGCACTGCGCCTCCAGCACTCTGTACGTCCTCGTGGACTGGGAGACCGCGCGAGGCGGCGACGCGCTCACCCGGCTCGACCACGTGCTCTTCGGCGGGGAGGCGCTCAAGCCCGAGCGGCTCACCGAATGGATGCGCCGCGAGGGCAACACGTGCACGCTGCTGCACCAGTACGGCGTCGCCGAGTGCACGGACGTCGCGACCTCCTACGACCTGTCCGCGTACCGGGCCGGCGACCATGCCATCGCTCCGGTCGGCAGGCCCGCGTACAACACCGACATCCACCTGCTCGACGAGCAACTGCGCGGCGTCGCGCCGGGGGAGTCCGGCGAGATCTGCATCGCCGGGGCGGGCGTCGGCGCGGGCTACCTGGGCGGCTCGGGCCCGGAGAACGCGAAGTTCACGACCGTCGTCATCGACGGCGCCCCGGTCCGGCTCTACCGCACGGGCGATCGCGGCCACGTCACGGAGAACGGTGAACTCGTCGTCGCCGGACGGATGGACGCGCAGGTCAAGGTGCGCGGCATGCGGATCGACCCCACCGACATCGAGCGGGTCCTCGGCCGGCTGCCCGGGGTCCGGGAGGCCGCCGTCGCGGTCACGCGAAGCGGTGCGGGGGAGGCCGAACTGACCGCCTTCGTCGTGCCCACGCGGCATGAACTCACCGAGGACGACCTGCGCTCCGGGCTGCTGCGGGTCCTGCCGCGGAACATGGTCCCGGCCCGGTTCGTGAACATTCTCCGCCTCCCGCTCAGCCCGCACGGGAAGGTCGACCGCGCGGCGCTCGTCGCGTCGCTGGAGAAGCATCACGCACTCAGCGCCGGCGGCACCGCGGCATGA
- a CDS encoding acyl carrier protein encodes MTNERTAMIADRVHAIWCRELKRDNISPDDDFFALGGQSVIMVQIQGAFMDELNVEVPMDQMFLNPTVASITAYIESLGAVASS; translated from the coding sequence ATGACGAACGAGAGGACTGCGATGATCGCCGACCGCGTGCACGCCATCTGGTGCCGTGAACTGAAACGCGACAACATTTCGCCCGATGACGATTTCTTCGCCCTTGGCGGCCAGTCCGTCATCATGGTGCAGATCCAGGGCGCATTCATGGACGAGCTCAACGTCGAGGTCCCGATGGACCAGATGTTCCTCAATCCGACGGTGGCGTCCATCACCGCATACATCGAATCGCTCGGCGCGGTGGCCTCTTCGTAA
- a CDS encoding NAD(P)/FAD-dependent oxidoreductase has translation MYDVIVVGARCAGSPTAMLFARQGYRVLLLEKAKFPQDTLSSHYIHMQGMSLLSRWGLLDKLRDAGCRKITRQSYEGPGVRIEGFSLPLDGVTYTYAPRRYVLDPLLAEGAVEAGVDFRQGCAVKDLVWEDGRVAGVRYTTPGGALAVERARLVVGADGMRSLVARKAGAPNVIEHPRVTCTYYSYWADVPSDFELYERPGRWIGVIPTNDDLTLLMTYFPQEEYQDVRKGVEPFYLDTFRTTAPELHERMRAGRRVEQLYGTGHQENFFRKAYGPGWALIGDAVTHKDSITARGITEAFVQAQSLTEYIGQDLHEDAALDAALERYELNLSGEALSQYQGALNVAELKPEGRTDMLRKLVGHQEHIDRYFSTLSGACSLDDFYNDDLLTLLDQS, from the coding sequence ATGTACGACGTGATTGTCGTAGGTGCCCGTTGCGCGGGTTCGCCGACGGCCATGCTCTTTGCGCGGCAGGGTTATCGTGTCCTGCTTCTGGAAAAGGCGAAATTCCCGCAGGACACGCTCTCCTCGCATTACATCCATATGCAGGGAATGTCCTTGCTCAGCCGCTGGGGGCTCCTCGACAAGCTCCGCGACGCGGGGTGCAGGAAGATCACCCGGCAGAGCTACGAGGGCCCGGGCGTCCGCATCGAAGGCTTCTCCCTGCCGCTCGACGGAGTCACGTACACGTACGCGCCGCGGCGGTACGTGCTCGACCCGCTCCTCGCGGAGGGCGCCGTCGAGGCGGGCGTGGACTTCCGGCAGGGCTGCGCGGTCAAGGACCTGGTGTGGGAGGACGGCCGGGTCGCCGGCGTGCGCTACACGACGCCCGGCGGAGCCCTCGCCGTCGAGCGGGCCCGCCTGGTCGTCGGCGCGGACGGCATGCGCTCGCTGGTCGCCCGCAAGGCGGGAGCACCGAACGTCATCGAGCACCCGCGCGTCACCTGCACCTACTACAGCTACTGGGCCGACGTGCCCTCGGACTTCGAGCTGTACGAGCGCCCCGGCCGCTGGATCGGCGTCATCCCCACCAACGACGACCTCACGCTGCTCATGACGTACTTCCCGCAGGAGGAGTACCAGGACGTCCGCAAGGGCGTGGAGCCGTTCTACCTCGACACCTTCCGCACCACCGCCCCCGAGCTCCACGAACGTATGCGCGCGGGCCGGCGCGTGGAGCAGCTCTACGGCACCGGCCACCAGGAGAACTTCTTCCGCAAGGCGTACGGGCCCGGCTGGGCGCTGATCGGCGACGCCGTCACTCACAAGGACTCCATCACCGCCCGCGGCATCACCGAGGCCTTCGTCCAGGCACAGTCGCTGACCGAGTACATCGGCCAGGACCTGCACGAGGACGCCGCGCTCGACGCGGCGCTGGAGCGCTACGAGCTCAACCTGAGCGGCGAGGCCCTCAGCCAGTACCAGGGCGCCCTCAACGTGGCCGAGCTCAAGCCCGAGGGGCGCACCGACATGCTGCGCAAGCTGGTCGGCCACCAGGAGCACATCGACCGGTACTTCTCGACGCTGTCGGGCGCGTGCTCCCTCGACGACTTCTACAACGACGACCTGCTGACCCTGCTCGACCAGAGCTGA